The following coding sequences are from one Terriglobales bacterium window:
- a CDS encoding DUF2934 domain-containing protein: MSNYPGSKGQSDRPVAYLDGTPSTVEQKVRVRAYQLYEYHRGVDGRAEQDWLEAEAQVVGIKRSW; this comes from the coding sequence GTGTCAAATTACCCGGGATCAAAAGGACAATCGGATAGGCCAGTCGCCTATCTGGATGGTACGCCGAGCACAGTTGAGCAAAAAGTGCGAGTCAGGGCCTACCAACTATACGAATACCATCGCGGGGTGGACGGTCGTGCCGAGCAAGACTGGCTAGAAGCCGAAGCTCAGGTGGTGGGAATAAAGCGAAGCTGGTAA
- a CDS encoding winged helix-turn-helix domain-containing protein produces the protein MAQAATSRVVRFGLFELDLDARELRKSGVRIKLQEQPFQILAMLVGRPGAIVTRDELQRTLWPGDTFVDFDLSLNSAVKKLRQALNDDSENPRFVETLYRRGYRFIAPVSGAPNPEQIPLVEIGSLSAASAEPMSSRAASDVSTRRKRSIFYLAILLLLFIVGAAAYWLAPSRQPTILGYTQITHDARGKGLVSTDAERLYFAELQGDRAVASQVSVAGGETSVLATPFENAGPFSVAPNGSALLLGVFRYTAQGMELWSLPLPSGAARRLGDFVIDSATWSPDGSRLLFSKGPEIYVAKSDGSEPRKLATVGSQVFGIRVSPDGGRLRFDVVDPRNGASAIWEMRRDGTDLHPLLPGWNSNPRECCGNWTPDGKYFLFQSFRDGRTSLWALAEKSAWLSREPKPVQLTNGPLDFNSPVASKDGRRIFAVGSQPRGELVRYDSKSGFAPYFGGISATDLAFSADGKWVAYISVPEGQLWRSRVDGSQRLQLTFDPMTAALPRWSPDGKRIVFMGTTLKTGWRAYLISSDGPGLRELIPGAEAGYDPGWSADGKSIVLTLNEAGSPSSMPTGPGIVILDSVTGKISPLPGAKQFFSPRWSPDGRYIAALTNDSGTLMLFDRVRQQWEQLVKVPMGYPSWSHDGQYIYFDTTFTQDANVFRVRISDHKVERLVSLKEMRRYSGDLGSWTGLTPDDSPLLVRDTGSKEIYALDWQAP, from the coding sequence ATGGCCCAGGCCGCCACTAGTAGAGTGGTTCGATTTGGACTCTTTGAACTCGACCTGGACGCACGCGAGCTGCGCAAGTCCGGCGTGAGAATCAAACTGCAGGAGCAACCGTTCCAGATCCTTGCCATGTTAGTGGGGCGGCCGGGCGCTATTGTCACTCGGGACGAGCTGCAGAGAACACTTTGGCCCGGAGACACATTCGTTGACTTTGACCTAAGCTTAAACAGTGCGGTCAAGAAACTGCGGCAGGCGCTCAATGACGACTCAGAAAATCCGCGGTTTGTTGAGACATTGTACCGTCGCGGATATCGATTCATCGCGCCGGTAAGCGGAGCCCCAAACCCTGAACAGATTCCGCTCGTTGAGATCGGTTCGCTGTCAGCGGCGTCCGCCGAACCGATGTCGAGTCGGGCTGCGTCTGATGTTTCGACTCGGCGAAAACGTTCAATTTTTTACCTAGCGATCCTCTTACTCCTCTTCATCGTGGGGGCGGCCGCGTACTGGCTCGCTCCTTCCCGGCAGCCGACTATCCTGGGCTACACGCAGATCACGCACGATGCGCGGGGAAAGGGCCTTGTCTCCACCGACGCCGAACGACTGTACTTTGCTGAGTTGCAAGGTGATCGTGCTGTGGCCAGCCAGGTATCGGTCGCAGGTGGCGAGACAAGCGTGTTGGCAACTCCTTTCGAGAATGCTGGTCCTTTTAGCGTCGCTCCGAACGGCTCTGCACTTCTGTTAGGAGTATTTCGCTACACAGCCCAAGGCATGGAGCTGTGGTCTTTACCCTTGCCTAGCGGGGCGGCACGCAGGCTCGGTGACTTCGTCATCGACTCGGCAACTTGGTCGCCCGATGGGAGCCGACTGTTGTTCTCCAAAGGACCGGAGATTTATGTGGCGAAGAGTGACGGCAGCGAACCACGGAAGCTGGCGACTGTCGGCAGCCAGGTTTTTGGGATTCGTGTTTCACCCGATGGCGGGAGACTTCGCTTCGATGTGGTCGATCCGAGAAATGGCGCCAGCGCAATTTGGGAAATGCGTCGTGATGGAACCGATTTGCATCCATTACTCCCCGGTTGGAACAGTAACCCTCGTGAATGTTGCGGCAACTGGACTCCCGATGGGAAGTACTTCCTTTTTCAGAGCTTTCGAGATGGTCGGACCAGTTTGTGGGCCTTGGCCGAGAAATCAGCTTGGCTCAGTAGAGAACCCAAACCTGTGCAGTTGACGAATGGCCCACTAGATTTCAATTCTCCCGTAGCCAGCAAGGACGGCAGGCGGATTTTCGCGGTCGGGTCCCAACCGCGTGGCGAGCTGGTGCGTTACGACAGCAAGTCTGGCTTCGCACCTTATTTTGGCGGCATATCGGCAACCGACCTGGCCTTTTCGGCTGATGGAAAGTGGGTCGCGTACATCTCCGTCCCGGAGGGTCAGCTTTGGCGGAGCCGAGTGGACGGCAGCCAGCGGCTTCAACTTACATTCGATCCGATGACGGCAGCGTTGCCCCGATGGTCGCCTGACGGAAAACGAATCGTATTCATGGGCACAACCTTGAAAACCGGATGGCGTGCGTACCTGATCTCCAGCGATGGCCCGGGGCTGCGCGAGCTGATCCCCGGCGCGGAAGCTGGATATGATCCCGGATGGTCAGCCGATGGTAAGTCAATTGTGTTGACTTTGAACGAGGCGGGCTCGCCCAGTAGTATGCCGACCGGGCCGGGCATTGTGATCCTTGATTCGGTCACCGGAAAAATCTCTCCCCTGCCGGGAGCAAAACAATTTTTCTCCCCGCGCTGGTCCCCTGACGGGAGGTACATTGCGGCGCTTACAAACGACTCGGGCACCTTGATGTTATTCGATCGGGTCCGCCAGCAATGGGAACAACTAGTGAAGGTGCCCATGGGATATCCCAGTTGGTCGCACGATGGGCAATACATTTACTTCGACACAACCTTCACCCAGGACGCTAACGTTTTTCGCGTCCGGATTTCAGACCATAAGGTGGAGCGGCTGGTCAGCCTCAAGGAAATGCGACGGTACTCGGGAGATCTGGGATCATGGACAGGGCTGACGCCCGATGATTCGCCGTTGCTAGTCCGCGACACCGGAAGCAAGGAAATCTACGCCCTCGATTGGCAAGCGCCGTAA
- a CDS encoding helix-turn-helix transcriptional regulator, translating into MLNSYNITVNTDFTWHEIGYRIRAWRCAAGMTQQALAKAAKMSQPGLARIENGTVNPQLDTLQKIATVLGRSLRELFCGRQETRTAAIGGLLQRARLIAESQDAIALSTFTSGLIAAEALLSRKRCVVKRNMEVPELLFSPEAPIVRTVAGSERKGSSAPHARAAFRQSQSRRTIAARTSKPRSRQPRRDGP; encoded by the coding sequence ATGCTTAATAGTTATAATATTACCGTGAATACAGATTTTACTTGGCACGAAATTGGGTATCGGATCCGGGCCTGGCGCTGCGCTGCGGGCATGACCCAGCAGGCGCTTGCCAAAGCGGCGAAGATGAGCCAACCGGGTTTGGCCCGCATTGAGAACGGGACGGTGAACCCGCAACTGGACACCTTGCAAAAGATAGCAACAGTCCTCGGCCGCAGCCTGCGCGAATTATTCTGCGGTCGACAGGAGACGCGCACGGCTGCTATCGGTGGACTCTTGCAGAGAGCACGGCTGATCGCCGAATCGCAGGATGCAATCGCGTTATCCACCTTCACCAGTGGACTGATCGCAGCCGAGGCGCTGTTGAGCCGAAAAAGATGCGTTGTAAAGCGCAATATGGAAGTTCCAGAACTGCTGTTTTCGCCGGAGGCCCCGATCGTGAGGACCGTCGCTGGTAGCGAACGCAAAGGATCGTCCGCTCCGCACGCTCGGGCAGCTTTCCGCCAATCACAGTCACGGCGCACTATAGCAGCCAGAACATCGAAGCCGCGATCCAGGCAGCCACGCCGCGATGGTCCATAA
- a CDS encoding helix-turn-helix domain-containing protein, with amino-acid sequence MLKSSRKAARREVRGRQSRQSEGAGFDLITPQELADILRVHKNWVYGHQSELPTIRLGRYIRFRRRDIHRMLEARVSCL; translated from the coding sequence ATGTTGAAGTCCAGCCGCAAGGCAGCTCGACGCGAAGTCCGCGGGCGGCAATCCAGGCAGTCAGAAGGCGCCGGCTTCGACCTAATCACCCCCCAAGAACTCGCGGATATTCTGCGAGTGCACAAAAATTGGGTGTACGGCCATCAAAGTGAGCTCCCCACCATCCGCTTGGGGCGCTACATCAGGTTTCGCCGTCGCGACATACACCGCATGCTCGAAGCCAGGGTCTCTTGCCTTTAG
- a CDS encoding tyrosine-type recombinase/integrase: MVRVRYQRPEVKDLGNKWKLWYWDYSSVARRRRSRSWSKNAVPARRDAQRLADQFMKSINEHNNDPTFCQAAEDTYGALVRMCGEKTWPHLKNSTRQSYDFFNASYLLPIWGRAPLSKIRTVHLQDYFNSFSPRLSPKTIRLMHGCMRATINQGKAWGLIDRNPAVGVKLPRKKARKPPVLLEKRDIQRFLRALPEPSRSICTLIACGSLRPGEILALRRKRVLRDRIQVVERIYEGEFDEVKTEAGVRDVPLDRQGHMRAVLQRALNSSRFRGADDLVFCNRNGGPLNRRNLLRRQLKPTARRLGLPGSIDFRSFRTMHASLMLRNGTRPEVVRDNMGQANIDTTQNIYGKTWWGERVEAVSRTSDSIFGKFSAVRRSKVPQPRSRGRQRNL; this comes from the coding sequence GTGGTGCGAGTGCGTTATCAGAGGCCCGAGGTCAAAGACCTTGGGAATAAATGGAAGCTATGGTACTGGGACTACAGCTCGGTTGCTCGGCGCAGACGTTCGAGATCCTGGTCAAAAAACGCGGTGCCCGCCCGTCGCGATGCACAGCGCTTAGCTGACCAGTTCATGAAGTCCATCAACGAACACAACAATGACCCTACTTTTTGCCAAGCTGCAGAGGACACGTATGGGGCGCTGGTCCGGATGTGCGGAGAGAAAACCTGGCCGCATCTCAAAAACTCCACCCGACAGAGCTATGACTTCTTCAACGCTAGCTACCTGCTCCCGATTTGGGGAAGGGCTCCGTTGAGCAAGATCAGGACGGTGCACTTGCAGGACTACTTCAACTCGTTTTCACCCCGGCTATCGCCAAAAACCATCCGCCTGATGCATGGCTGCATGCGCGCGACCATCAATCAGGGGAAAGCCTGGGGACTGATCGACCGCAATCCAGCGGTAGGTGTAAAGCTTCCCCGGAAGAAGGCGCGAAAGCCTCCGGTGTTGCTCGAAAAGAGGGACATCCAACGCTTCCTTCGTGCCCTGCCCGAGCCCTCGCGTTCAATATGCACATTAATAGCGTGCGGCTCTTTGCGACCAGGCGAAATTCTCGCTCTGCGCCGTAAGCGAGTGCTGCGGGATCGCATCCAGGTTGTCGAGCGAATTTACGAGGGCGAGTTCGACGAGGTCAAGACCGAGGCGGGCGTGCGGGACGTGCCGCTTGATCGCCAGGGCCACATGCGCGCGGTGCTGCAGAGAGCTTTGAACTCGTCTCGTTTTCGCGGGGCCGACGACTTGGTTTTCTGCAACCGTAACGGCGGGCCGCTTAACCGCCGAAACCTACTTCGACGCCAACTGAAACCAACAGCTCGCAGACTGGGACTGCCGGGAAGCATCGATTTCCGCAGTTTCCGCACCATGCATGCCAGTCTCATGCTGCGCAACGGTACACGACCTGAAGTGGTGCGCGACAACATGGGCCAGGCCAACATCGATACCACCCAGAACATTTACGGTAAGACCTGGTGGGGGGAGCGCGTTGAGGCCGTGTCGCGCACCTCGGATTCCATCTTTGGAAAATTCTCCGCGGTTCGGCGAAGCAAGGTGCCGCAACCACGGTCGCGTGGACGTCAGCGGAATCTGTAA
- a CDS encoding TolC family protein, producing the protein MKGKKVIDEQRVTERQWTRRNVLIAVALMHLSVPVLLAGQTSVATPLRPSTPPEDISASSAMVNSAATNLSNAQNPFLGSVPQKPIPGIFPLSLRDAIDRGLNYNLGVVFATHSERQAEGARLNALSKLLPNISARVIGTEQQINLAALGLPTNAFRGIPTVVGPFSVFDARALLSQRVVDLESLYRLRSNSEDRRATQNNYTNARDMVVLVVGGLYLQAVSQAARIDSVRAQLQTAQALYRQSADMKSAGVAAGIDVLRSQVEMQVQQQRLLAVQNEYEKQKLMLLRAIGLPTSQEFTFADKIPFQPAPPLTLDEGLARALRSRADYRAAQNLLRAAELARKAAVAERLPSLALNGDYGVIGPEPGNSHGTFTAAAALNIPVFQGGKAHADTVQADALMQQRGSALQDLRGRIELEVRTAFLDLNTAADQVAVAHSSVQLATQQVTEARDRYTAGVVNTVEVVQAQEALATAEENYISSVFAHNLAKLSLARALGVAEEATKNYLGGK; encoded by the coding sequence GTGAAAGGCAAGAAAGTGATTGATGAACAACGAGTCACCGAACGGCAATGGACAAGGCGCAATGTTTTGATAGCTGTAGCTCTCATGCATCTTTCTGTACCGGTCCTTCTCGCCGGCCAGACTTCCGTAGCCACCCCCCTGCGACCATCTACTCCGCCCGAAGATATAAGCGCGTCATCAGCCATGGTGAACTCTGCCGCGACTAATCTTTCGAACGCGCAGAATCCATTCCTGGGAAGCGTTCCCCAAAAGCCGATTCCGGGAATTTTTCCGCTATCGTTGCGCGACGCCATCGATCGCGGGTTGAACTACAACCTTGGCGTAGTGTTCGCTACCCACAGTGAGCGCCAAGCCGAGGGGGCGCGGCTGAACGCGCTCAGTAAACTCCTGCCCAATATCAGCGCGCGAGTGATAGGAACCGAGCAGCAAATCAATCTTGCAGCACTAGGTCTTCCAACAAACGCGTTTCGGGGGATTCCCACTGTCGTCGGCCCCTTCAGCGTTTTTGACGCTCGCGCATTGCTGTCGCAGCGTGTGGTAGACCTGGAATCGCTCTATCGGTTGCGCTCGAATTCAGAAGATCGCAGGGCCACCCAGAACAACTACACCAATGCGCGAGACATGGTTGTGCTAGTGGTGGGCGGACTGTACCTGCAAGCGGTTTCGCAAGCGGCACGCATTGATTCGGTCCGCGCACAGCTGCAGACAGCCCAAGCCTTGTATCGCCAATCCGCGGACATGAAAAGTGCCGGCGTAGCGGCCGGTATAGACGTGCTGCGAAGTCAGGTGGAGATGCAGGTGCAACAGCAGCGATTGCTGGCTGTGCAAAATGAATATGAGAAACAAAAGTTGATGTTGTTGCGAGCCATAGGCCTGCCTACGTCACAGGAATTCACTTTCGCGGACAAGATCCCCTTTCAGCCTGCTCCACCTCTTACCTTGGATGAAGGGTTGGCACGTGCCTTGCGCTCTCGCGCCGATTATCGAGCCGCACAGAATCTGCTGCGAGCAGCGGAGCTGGCCAGAAAAGCTGCGGTTGCTGAGCGGCTACCCTCGCTGGCCCTGAATGGCGACTATGGCGTGATCGGGCCGGAGCCGGGTAATTCTCATGGGACCTTTACTGCTGCCGCCGCGCTCAACATCCCGGTTTTTCAGGGCGGCAAAGCACACGCCGACACGGTGCAGGCCGACGCATTGATGCAGCAGCGCGGCTCCGCGCTCCAGGACCTGCGCGGCCGTATCGAGCTGGAGGTGCGCACGGCTTTCCTCGACCTGAACACTGCGGCTGACCAGGTGGCCGTGGCTCATAGCTCGGTCCAACTCGCGACTCAACAGGTGACGGAGGCGCGGGACCGGTATACCGCGGGGGTGGTGAATACTGTTGAAGTGGTGCAGGCACAGGAGGCACTGGCTACAGCCGAAGAAAATTATATTTCCAGTGTCTTTGCACATAATTTGGCCAAGCTCTCTCTGGCGCGTGCTCTCGGAGTAGCCGAAGAAGCGACCAAGAACTATTTGGGAGGTAAGTAA
- a CDS encoding HlyD family secretion protein, with protein MADSKAEARSLVEVEQPAPIREPWPEEVEEPSRRARARSYFREHPGAKWILLVALLVLVVAVFAIWSYYAARETTDDAQIDAHIIPISARVGGTVIKINFNDNQYVPAGVVLIQLDPTDYQVALERARANLQDAVARAQAAHTGVPVTSTTSSSQLQNAQAALRAAQQQVDAARAQLRDAEARYALAVQDLERYKRLVERDEIPRQQYDTALTNEQRAAASVDAAKAAVADAQSRVQQAESQVESAMSAPKQVAISRSQASAADAQVAVEKAALSQAELNLQYTTIRAPVNGIVSKRTVELGEVIQAGQPLVADVNLDDIWATANYKETQLKYMRPGQPATIHVDTNGRDYRGHVDSFGGATGARFSLLPPENATGNYVKVVQRIPVKLVFEGGQDPQHLLRPGMSVEPTVRVK; from the coding sequence GTGGCGGACTCGAAAGCAGAGGCAAGATCGCTAGTTGAGGTTGAACAGCCAGCACCCATCCGCGAGCCCTGGCCGGAAGAAGTCGAAGAGCCCAGCCGCCGTGCCCGTGCCCGCTCCTACTTCCGTGAGCATCCCGGCGCTAAGTGGATTTTACTGGTTGCATTACTTGTGCTGGTGGTGGCAGTTTTTGCGATCTGGAGCTACTACGCCGCACGAGAAACAACTGATGATGCGCAGATTGATGCTCACATTATTCCTATCAGCGCACGCGTCGGCGGAACGGTGATCAAGATTAACTTTAATGACAATCAGTACGTTCCAGCCGGTGTGGTCCTGATCCAACTCGATCCCACCGACTATCAGGTTGCTCTTGAGCGCGCCCGGGCCAACCTCCAGGACGCTGTTGCCCGAGCTCAGGCTGCTCACACCGGTGTGCCGGTCACTTCGACAACGTCGTCCAGCCAGCTCCAAAATGCACAAGCCGCGCTGAGGGCTGCGCAACAGCAGGTGGACGCGGCCCGCGCGCAGCTTCGCGATGCTGAAGCCAGATACGCGCTGGCCGTCCAGGACTTGGAGCGCTACAAGCGGTTGGTGGAGCGCGACGAGATTCCTCGTCAGCAGTACGACACCGCTTTAACTAACGAACAGCGCGCAGCCGCCAGCGTGGACGCGGCCAAGGCAGCCGTGGCGGACGCGCAAAGCCGCGTCCAACAGGCCGAGTCACAAGTCGAGTCTGCCATGAGCGCGCCGAAACAGGTCGCCATCAGCCGTTCACAGGCTAGCGCCGCCGATGCGCAGGTTGCAGTCGAGAAAGCAGCCCTATCACAAGCCGAGCTGAACTTGCAGTACACCACCATTCGCGCCCCCGTGAACGGTATAGTCAGCAAGCGTACGGTCGAACTCGGGGAGGTTATTCAGGCCGGACAGCCCTTGGTGGCGGACGTTAACCTCGATGACATCTGGGCCACGGCAAACTACAAAGAAACCCAACTCAAGTACATGCGTCCCGGGCAGCCCGCCACCATTCATGTGGACACCAATGGCCGCGATTACAGGGGCCATGTGGACAGCTTTGGTGGCGCGACGGGTGCTCGCTTCAGCCTCCTACCGCCGGAAAATGCCACCGGCAATTACGTGAAGGTGGTGCAAAGGATACCGGTGAAACTCGTCTTCGAAGGCGGTCAAGACCCACAGCACCTCTTGCGACCTGGAATGTCGGTGGAACCCACGGTTCGAGTCAAATAA
- a CDS encoding DHA2 family efflux MFS transporter permease subunit: protein MATSEQARFQPAINPWIIAVAVMMGTFMEVLDTTVVNVSLPHIAGNLSATVDESTWVLTSYLVANAIILPMTGWLANYFGRKRILMVSIAGFTVASVLCGLAPNLPFLIIFRVVQGATGGGLQPLSQAIMLEAFPPQDRGKAMGFWGLGIVVAPMLGPVLGGWITDSYSWRWIFYINLPVGAGALLMSKLFIFDPPYIRRTTARVDYWGIGFLSLGIASLQVMLDKGQEEDWFSSNFIRVLTVMAAAGLIAFLIHELRSQHPIVNLRVFRIRTYATGVFLMTVLGFGLYGSLVLLPIFLQTLLGYPSLNAGFAMLPRGLGSFVTMPLVGILLSKIEARKLLLGGFMGAAVSMYLLSSINLNAGYWNIFWPQFLQGIALGFLFVPLTTITHGPIRQEEMGNATSIFNLMRNIGGSIGIATVTTLLARYSQRNINVLGANVTPYDLTSRRVLESIRAALIARGMDAVTATRQAYGAVFGMVQQQASMLAFNHIFLLLGGFFLAVTPLIFLMKKPKKGGAPVAAH, encoded by the coding sequence ATGGCTACATCCGAGCAGGCGCGCTTCCAACCCGCAATCAATCCCTGGATCATCGCCGTGGCGGTGATGATGGGCACCTTCATGGAGGTGCTGGACACCACCGTCGTGAACGTCTCCCTGCCGCATATCGCGGGCAACCTCTCGGCTACGGTTGATGAGTCCACGTGGGTGCTGACGTCTTACCTGGTGGCCAACGCGATTATCCTGCCGATGACCGGCTGGCTTGCAAATTATTTCGGCCGGAAGCGCATTCTGATGGTTTCCATTGCTGGATTCACAGTCGCGTCGGTGTTGTGCGGCCTGGCGCCGAATCTGCCATTTCTGATTATTTTTCGAGTGGTTCAGGGCGCCACCGGAGGAGGATTGCAGCCGCTTTCGCAGGCCATCATGCTGGAGGCATTCCCGCCGCAGGATCGCGGCAAGGCCATGGGTTTCTGGGGCCTAGGCATTGTGGTTGCGCCTATGCTTGGGCCGGTCTTAGGTGGCTGGATCACGGATAGCTACAGCTGGCGCTGGATCTTCTATATCAACCTTCCGGTTGGTGCCGGCGCATTGCTGATGTCAAAGCTATTCATTTTTGATCCACCCTACATACGCCGCACCACTGCACGGGTTGACTACTGGGGAATTGGATTCTTGTCCTTGGGAATCGCGTCGCTGCAGGTGATGCTGGACAAGGGCCAGGAAGAGGATTGGTTTAGCTCCAACTTTATCCGCGTCCTCACCGTCATGGCGGCTGCGGGCCTGATCGCGTTCCTCATTCACGAGCTCCGTAGCCAGCATCCGATCGTCAATTTGAGAGTATTCCGAATACGCACCTATGCCACCGGGGTATTCCTTATGACGGTGCTGGGTTTTGGACTTTACGGCAGCCTGGTACTGCTGCCGATCTTTTTGCAGACACTGCTGGGCTACCCCTCGCTTAATGCCGGCTTTGCCATGCTGCCACGAGGTCTGGGATCGTTTGTTACCATGCCGCTTGTAGGCATTCTGTTGTCAAAAATTGAGGCTCGAAAGCTGTTGCTGGGCGGATTCATGGGCGCTGCTGTCAGCATGTACCTGCTGTCGTCTATAAATCTGAATGCCGGCTACTGGAATATCTTCTGGCCGCAATTTCTGCAGGGCATAGCGTTGGGATTTCTTTTTGTCCCGCTCACCACAATTACTCACGGCCCGATCAGACAGGAAGAGATGGGCAATGCGACCAGTATCTTCAACCTGATGCGCAACATCGGTGGCAGCATAGGGATTGCCACCGTAACCACGCTGCTAGCTCGATATTCTCAGCGCAATATTAATGTCCTGGGCGCTAATGTCACGCCGTATGACCTCACCAGCCGTCGCGTGTTAGAAAGCATTCGCGCCGCCTTGATTGCCAGGGGAATGGACGCAGTCACCGCAACCCGCCAAGCTTATGGTGCCGTGTTCGGGATGGTGCAGCAACAGGCTTCCATGCTCGCGTTCAACCATATTTTCCTGTTGCTGGGCGGGTTCTTCTTGGCAGTGACACCCCTGATTTTCCTGATGAAGAAGCCGAAAAAAGGTGGGGCGCCGGTTGCAGCGCATTAA
- the nagA gene encoding N-acetylglucosamine-6-phosphate deacetylase codes for MIAITAAALITPLERIELPLLLVDGNTIAEVTSRSARQAPADCRVVDFPDAILAPGYLDIHIHGGGGHDIMESDPEVLPGLERLLAQHGVTAYVPTTVTAPLDKTLASLERLASAIEAAAKQPATKADLRARPIGIHIEGPFLSHSKRGVHPSEYLLQPSRQLFQRLWQSSRGHIKVMTIAPELEGALEVIEEATKHGVCVSLGHSDADMATTQAGIGRGARHATHTFNAMRPLDHRDPGILAAVLTDDRLSADIIADGIHVDPSVIKLFLRAKGPERAVLITDALSATGMPDGRYRLGSFDIEVLDGKCTAAGTNILAGSILTLDRAVRNVMQFAGWELPQAARLASLNPACALQIKNKGVLTAGADADLVVLNARGEVIRTVVGGVGL; via the coding sequence ATGATTGCTATCACAGCCGCGGCCTTGATTACTCCACTCGAGCGAATCGAGCTGCCGTTGCTACTTGTTGATGGCAATACCATCGCCGAAGTCACTTCGCGCTCCGCACGCCAAGCCCCTGCGGATTGCCGGGTTGTGGATTTTCCCGATGCAATCCTCGCGCCGGGGTATCTGGACATTCACATCCACGGCGGCGGCGGGCACGACATCATGGAATCTGATCCTGAAGTTTTGCCCGGACTTGAGCGTCTGCTGGCACAGCACGGGGTCACTGCCTACGTACCCACAACCGTCACTGCACCTTTGGACAAAACCCTCGCCTCCCTTGAGCGGCTGGCATCCGCCATCGAAGCCGCCGCTAAGCAACCGGCGACCAAGGCCGATCTCCGTGCCCGGCCGATCGGGATTCATATCGAAGGGCCGTTTCTCAGCCACTCCAAACGGGGAGTGCATCCTTCGGAATATCTCCTTCAACCTTCACGACAACTCTTCCAGCGTCTTTGGCAAAGCAGCCGCGGCCACATCAAGGTGATGACCATTGCCCCTGAGTTGGAAGGCGCTCTCGAGGTCATCGAAGAGGCTACCAAGCACGGCGTTTGCGTCAGCCTCGGCCATTCTGACGCTGATATGGCTACCACGCAGGCTGGAATCGGGCGTGGTGCACGCCACGCCACACATACCTTCAACGCTATGCGCCCACTGGACCATCGCGACCCTGGAATTCTGGCCGCGGTCCTCACTGATGACCGTCTTAGTGCGGACATCATTGCTGATGGCATTCACGTCGATCCTTCCGTAATCAAGTTGTTTCTTAGGGCCAAAGGTCCGGAACGCGCGGTGCTTATCACTGATGCACTGAGCGCCACGGGTATGCCCGATGGCCGGTATCGCCTGGGAAGTTTCGACATCGAGGTGCTGGACGGTAAGTGCACTGCTGCCGGTACGAACATTTTGGCTGGAAGCATTCTCACGTTGGACCGAGCAGTCCGCAACGTGATGCAGTTTGCAGGCTGGGAGCTCCCGCAGGCTGCTCGGCTCGCAAGCCTTAATCCCGCGTGCGCGTTACAGATCAAAAATAAAGGAGTGCTCACGGCGGGAGCTGATGCGGACCTGGTGGTGCTCAATGCCCGGGGTGAAGTCATCAGGACCGTCGTGGGAGGAGTTGGACTGTAG
- a CDS encoding DUF5670 family protein, which translates to MFLGLFILLVALWLIFWLGVHITSGLIHLLLIVAIISLVLHLVRGPRTTAT; encoded by the coding sequence ATGTTTTTGGGGTTATTTATCCTGCTGGTCGCGTTGTGGCTGATTTTCTGGCTGGGAGTACACATCACTTCCGGTCTGATCCACCTGTTACTCATCGTGGCGATCATTTCGCTGGTCCTGCATCTGGTGCGCGGCCCGCGAACCACTGCTACATAG